In the Arachis ipaensis cultivar K30076 chromosome B04, Araip1.1, whole genome shotgun sequence genome, TCTTAGAAAGGAGAGACAGTAGATTACTCTGTATAGCTTCATTTACAACACTAGGCAACACTTCATTTATAGCACTAGGCAATGCTTCCTTAATAGCTTGAGTGATGTCCGCTTGTGAAACCGGTTTGACTGTAGAAACACTTGTATCTTCTGGTAATGGCACATCTCTATGATCACGAATACCAATATCTAGACTGCGGCCTAACCCATGAACTCGTCCTTTCTTATTAGTTCCTGCAACTTCTGTCCACACGTCAGGATCAACTTCAGGTTGATCTAATaaatcttctccatatttttgtgatattgcctcTCCATATAAATCCTACATCAGAAAAATAAGGACATATTATTAAGAAAACCGAAAGTAAATTAAACTACAAAATTAATGGCACTTACAATAATTTCCTTGGATACTTCAGAAACATATTCTCCACTTTTCTTCTTATGAACATCATCATATACTTCAAGGAAAGATACCCGACGCTTCAACTTAGCTTCCTGTAACAACATTTATTAGAATATACTATCATAAATCATTTGAGATAGACAATATTTTTCTTTATACCTTTCTTCTCTTGTGTTCGCCGAAACTGATAGACCCTGCAGTGTGTAGTTTATGAGCAGGCATAGCAGCCCTATTTTTTTGACCAGCCACAGACCTATTTTTCCACTTTGAATCTAACCAGTGATCAACTAAGCCATTCCAAACATCAACTTTCATTGCTTTAGGTCCATGACCCTTAATGTCAGCAATACTAGTTGAGTTTGCCTCCTTAAAAGCTCTATCCCTTGCTCTTTCCAAAATATCAGAATAACGGTCATGCATTGTCTTATTCCAAATAGTTCTTGCCATAACCTTCCCTtgctcttttcaaaatatctgGATAGCGATCAAGCATTGTCCTATTCCAAACAGTTCTTGCCATAGCCTTATCATAATTTGATGCAAATTCATGTTTTTCCTAAATTTAAAGATTAAAAGACTTAGTAACTACGCAATTCAATTATCTATTAAAATCGCATTGAGGCAACATTATAATCACTTACCAGGAAACCTTTAAACAACTCGTCCTTCATGTTTGGACAATAATCCTGCCATCTTGGTGCTGGAGAAGGCATCCTACTTAACAAATCTTTTGTAATGTCACGAGTTACTGTATGATTTGTAAATCTCTTCCTACATTAAAAAATACACGATTATCAAAAATAGTTTAACACACAACGACATAGATCATCAAAGCAACAACAAATTCTAGGCTTAACTATACTACTCGCaactttaaaataatttatgaaaataACATAGATCATAAGTATGTAAAGCTCCCAAGAGTGCAtcaactaaattaaaaaaaaaaccgcATCAATTAAATTAAGATCAAAtcagaaaaaaaatcaaatataataTTTAGTTCTCTCATGCGGCATGTATTAACTGCTGGTCACATACCATTTTTATGAAACTACTGTTAACTGTATTTATGTTTTCTGTTTTGACAAAAATAAAATGATAGGAATACAAGAAATATGCACATCCATTCATCCAATATAAAAGTAAATGCAGGGATTGAGTTACTAATTGAGCAGAAGTTATAATACTGGATGAGAGGATATAAAAGAAAAGTAATGATTTATTTCTTTGAAACTATTTACTGATAGCTTTCTCCATAGTAATCTAAAATGGCCATATGTTTCGGTATTTATTGAAATGCATTTCCTGTGTTGTGAATTTAGGCTTAGATTAATATCAATGTTTTGCAAAGAAGAATATCCACATATGCAAAATTATTTTTCTgtctattttataaaaataaatataataaattaataaacatTATAACATAAATGACACATATATAGGACTCTAACAGCAAATCTTTGTGATAAGTTGTGATTGCATGAAAAAAAAGTAGGTGCAGATTgagtaaattataataattttaacatttaaaTAATCTGAGCATTAAAGCCTTGCATTAAGACTTGTTGgatcaaattttttattctataaTTCAGATTGGTTGCAGTAGTGAAACATATACTTTTTTAGTCAGTATTGTTTATGGTATATATTGTACAACATTAGCAACTACAAATAGCAAGTGCATAAAGAGAAAAAGGTTTGTTCACATTAGATGGGTTCAGCTAATGGcagtttttcaaataaaaatcaagTTTATCAAATGCACTACAAAAGTATCATCATAAAACCAAAGACAAATTACAAACATGACTCACCCCTTTTGATTTTTGATGAAATAAAAACCTTACCCCTTATTTTTGAAATCAAGCATTGACCTTCTTTAATTCTCATATGTTATTAtacttcttttaaaaaatatagcaCATGCATTACTAACAAGATTAATGAATGAACAGGAAAATCAGATCCATTTATTCTACCTTTGTGATAATTTCAACATGATAAAGTGTGAAATAAATATACATAAAAGTCTCAACATAATAAGGTGTAAAATCTAGTAATAAACTAGTAAAAATTAAAGGTACCTTACTAAGTGAtacccttcttttttattttaggtAGAAAGGATACAGATATAGCAAGGTCAAAATAATATTATAACTACTT is a window encoding:
- the LOC107636414 gene encoding uncharacterized protein LOC107636414, with translation MHDRYSDILERARDRAFKEANSTSIADIKGHGPKAMKVDVWNGLVDHWLDSKWKNRSVAGQKNRAAMPAHKLHTAGSISFGEHKRRKEAKLKRRVSFLEVYDDVHKKKSGEYVSEVSKEIIDLYGEAISQKYGEDLLDQPEVDPDVWTEVAGTNKKGRVHGLGRSLDIGIRDHRDVPLPEDTSVSTVKPVSQADITQAIKEALPSAINEVLPSVVNEAIQSNLLSLLSKIPGFPQEKDH